Within Mucilaginibacter inviolabilis, the genomic segment CAATGAGGTACCGGAACGGTGCATTCCGGCAATGATAAGGGTTCTTTTTTGCATAATTTATAAAAGGACGATCGTTTTAAAATGCTTAAGCAGGTAAATAGCTTAAAAATTATCTGTCATTTTATTAGAAATTTTTTCGGTAGCGTAAAGGTTATTAAGTATAAAATAAACCAATAAAGAGGTGCTTTGCTGTATAGAGTTTTCGCTGGTATTAATATAAAGGTCAGCATCATAAGGCACATCAAACCGATCATTTATCCCGGTTAAGTTTAAGAGCTTATTGGGATGCCCTTCTGGTAAAAGAGCTCTCTGATAAAGACCTTTGGTATCGCGATCAATTAGTTTGTTAACCGGGCAGTCGATATGTACAATATTTACATCGTCGTACCGGTTGGCAAGCTCGCGTCTAACATCATCATAAGGGTTTATGGCACTGATAATGGGAACTATACCCTGGTTGGCGAAACGGCTGGCCACAAATCCCAATCTCCTGATGTTTTCGCTCCTGTCTTCCCTTGAAAATCCAAGATCTTTACAGATTTCCTGTCGATATTCATCGCCATCAATAATTTCAATCTTTATTCCGAGTTCTGTTAATTCGGCAGCAACATTTTTTGCTAATGTTGTTTTGCCAGCTCCTGATAGGCCGCAAAATAAAAGTATCATACTCCTTAGTTAAGTTAATAAACATCATCTTGCGAAAGTCTTGCAGGACACTTTCTGAACGTGAACTTATAAAATAACTTACGCGTTACGACGCGGCCGATTGTAAAAGATTATTTACAATCAGGTATAATACTTTCGTTGGAGATAATTTCAGAATACTTAAACCGCACAGAAAGGCCCTTAAAGGCAGTTTTTGACCAAACTCTGAGCTTTACGTGTAATCATTTCCAAATGATACACCTAACAGAAATGTTACGCACATTAACCGGGCTGCAAACAACAAGCAGTGGTTTAATGAAGAATTTTAAACATCAGTTCTTTCATCAACTCGCCATGCGGTGCATTTGACTCAACACCTTTACTTTTCAAATCATACTCGCGCAGATAACTAATGATTTGCATAGTTTTTTGATAATTATAGCTACGACCGGCTTGCTCATAATCTTTTACAAAAAACGGGTTTACCCCCAGTTCCCGGGCCAGGTTTTGCTGCGATTTATCTTTTACATAATGAAAGGCCAGCACCTTACTAAAGTAGTTATTCAGATTGCCCAGCACCAGCACAATAGGATTGGCCTTGGGATTGGCCTCAAAATAATTGATGATCTGGTTAACTTTATAAGCATCTTTTTTACTCAGGGCCGTTTGCAGTTCAAATACGTTATACTCTTTGCTGATGCCTATATTATCCTGGATATGTTTAAGCGTGATCTCCTGACCGGCAGCCACATTAAGCATTAGTTTTTCAAGCTCGTTGGCAATTTTTGAAAGATCATTGCCCAGATATTCCGAAAGCATAGCTGATGCCTGTGCGTTGATCTTATACCCTTTATCACTGATATAACCTTCTATCCAGGCCGGCACCTTATTATCATATAATGGTGCCGATTCAAAAACGATCCCATTTTTTTCAATGGCTTTATATGTTTTTTTCCGCTTATCAAACTTGCCGTATTTGTAGCAGAACACTAATATGGTACTTGGCAAAGGGTTTTCGAGATAGCTTAATACAGGATCGATACCTTTTTTGCCGTCATCATCCTTCCCCCATTTCATCTCCTGCGCCTCCTTTACCAATACTACCTGGTAATCGGCCATCATGGGGTAACGCTTAGCCGCGTTAAGCACCGTCATCATGTCGGTATCCTTGCCGTATACTACGGTTTGATTAAAACCTTTTTCGGCATCCGGTAACAGGCTATGTTCAATATAATTGCTTACCAGGTCAATAAAATAAGGTTCTTCACCATGCAACAGATACAAGGGCTTGTATTTACGGTTCTTTATATCTTTTAATAGCTCTGCTGCGGACATCTTTTTTAATTCAAAATTCAAAAGTAAAAATTGCGAAGCACTCTTGAACTACAAAAAAGAAATAAACATCCGTGAAAAATTCAAAACCGGTATAGTGTTAAAATTAAAGCTAAAAATCCCTTTTAATTTAATTACCCCTGATGATTAGCATTTTTTACTTTTGAATTTTTACTTTTGAATTTAAAAATGGATCTGCTGCAGCCGCTTAATCTTCCTCCTTACCCTTTTAAGATTACCGATCAGAACGGTCAGCTCAGTTTATTTGATGAGATCAGAAAGAGAAACATCATCATTACTCCCGAGGAATGGGTACGCCAGCATTTTGTACAATATCTTATTAAACACAAAAACTATCCACGTGCATTAATTAAGCTGGAAGGTGGGATGAAACTTAACGGACTACAAAAACGAACTGATATTGTTGTATTTAATACCGAAGGTAAACGAATATTGATTGTGGAGTGCAAAGCTCCTTTCATAAGCATTGATCAAAAAGTTTTTGACCAGATAGCCAGGTACAATATGGTTCACCAGGTACCGTTACTGGCCGTTAGCAATGGTTTGCAACATTATTATTGCCGTATAGATCACATCAACAAAAAGTATCTGTTTTTGGAGGATCTGCCTGCTTATCCAGAAGCGCTTTAAATCAATGCTATCAGGTTTTGTATCTTCTCCAGTAGTTCGTCGGGTTTAAATGGTTTGGATACATAATCGTTCATCCCCACTCTAAATACCCTATCCTTTATATCAACCAGGGCTGAGGCGGTTAGTGCAATGATGGGGATCCTTGCCTTTTTGGGATCGGCCATTTTCCTGATTTCCTGAGCAGCATCAAAGCCGTTCATTACCGGCATCTGCAGATCCATCAGTATAATATCAAAATTACCATATTGCATAAACTCAACGGCGCGTTCGCCATTTTCGGCAATAGTGGGTATTATTTTCCATTTTGATAGCAGCTTCTTCATCAGCATAACATTTACCATGTTATCTTCGGCAATAAGTACTTTCAGGCTTTTCAAGCCTTCTTCTTCGGCTGTTTCTGCCTGTTTACCCATGCCAGCGGCAATCACTTCTGTTGATACGGAGAGTTCCATATTAAATAAAAACTCAGATCCTTCACCAATTTTACTGATCACCTCAATGTGTGTACCTTGCAATTCGAGCAGACGTTTTACAATGGCCAAACCAAGTCCGGTACCTCCATACTCACGTGTGGTAGCTAATGACTCCTGCGTAAATGGTTCAAAGATATTTTTCAGGCTACTGTCTTTGATGCCTATACCGGTATCTTTTATAGAAAACCTTACGGTAAGGGTGTTATGCCTATCCTCCTGGCAGGTAACATTCACCCACACATTGCCCTTAGGGGTAAACTTTATAGCATTATTAACCAGGTTAAAAACCACCTGGGTGATACGGGTTGGATCGCCAAAAAAAACTTTGTTTTTCAGGGCATTGTCAACAGTAAGGGAAAACTGCAGGCCTTTTTCGTGAGCCTTTAGCATCTGCCCCCCGCAAATATTATACATCAGCTCAACCAGGTCAAAACGAACATTTTCAAACACCAGTTTCCCCGATTCAATTTTGTTAAAGTCGAGCACATCATTTACGATGGCCAGCAGGTTATTTGCCGAAAATTTCAATATTTCCAGGTTCTCCTTTTGTTCTGGCCTCGGGCTGCCCATCATCAACAAATTACTCATGCCAATCACCGCATTTAATGGAGTACGGATCTCATGCGACATAGTTGATAAAAACTCAGATTGGGCATGTGCCGATTTCTCCGCCTTCTCAATAGCCTTTTCTAGTTTCTGATTCAAGGCTTTTTGTTCATGAGCACTTTCTTTCAGCTGTTTCAAGTTTTTTATAAACGCGTTATAAAGATGGCTATGAATAAAAATGAGCAATATAAAATTGGCAAACAGACTAATCACAATGGTTGATTGATCTATCTTATCGGGCTTTATGGGTATTAAATAATTGTAATTATGCTCAATAAACAAAAAAAGCAGTATAGGTACTGTATTCAACAGGGAATAGATCAGTCCCCATTTTTGGCCCAGCATATAATAGCTGAATACAATCACGATAATAACTACCTGCACCGTAACTATATTGATGCTTTGCAACGATACGTATACAATACTTACATTGAGCAAAGTGCCCACAACGAGCAACACGTGGGATATAGCAAGCCAGTTTGGTTTGTATGTTAGCGCTTTAAACAATACAATGATGCTGAGCATTAAAAATAAAGAAGTATAGGCCAGCATCATCTGCCCCTGAAAATAAACACTGGTTAACAATGCAGCAGCAGCTACAAATACCAGAAAGAAACCATAATATAATAAACGTATGCGCGCCTGATCAAGAACAGATTGTTCCTTTGAAATGATTTTGTAGATAGAGAAGTTAAAAAAACTTGCTTTTTGGCACATACTCAAACGGCAAACATTTTACTAATGCTTAAGCCAACCAGGGCAGTACTGGTTAGCTTAAGCTGTTTGCAGCGAGCTTTTATATGCAATTAGCCAGCCAAATCATCAAGACCTTTTTGGATGATCTGTAATTTGGCTTCGGCATCAGCTTTTTTACGCTGTTCAATATCAATAATTTCGGGTTTGGCATTGCTCATAAAACGTTCGTTATTCAGCTTTGCATTTACCGATTTTAAAAATCCTAAAAGATATTCCTTCTCTTTTTCCAGTCTTTCACGTTCTGCTACCGGATCAATTTCTTCTTGAAAAGGAACAAAAAACTCATCTGTTGAAGCTAAAAAGCTGATAGCCCCGTTCACTTTATCCGTAACTGCCGAAAACTGGCTTATATTTCCAAGCCGGGCTATTATTGCCTCATATTCCAGATAATTTATACCAGAATTAGCTTTTACAAAAAGCTCAAGCGGCTCTTTGTCAGCAATATGTTTTGTTTTGCGGGTGTTCCGAATGGCAGCAATAACTTCCTTCACTGTTTCAACCTCAGTTAGTAGCCGTGCATTAATTTCCCCAATAATTGGCAATTGTGCAACAATACAGCATTCTTTTTCGGCACGTTCGCCAAACAGTTCATCATGCCATAATTCCTCGGTCAGGAAAGGCATAAACGGATGTAAAACTTTTAATATATTTTCAAAGAATTGTATGGTAGCTGAATAAGTTGCCCGGTCAATTGGGTGCTGATATACCGGTTTGATCATCTCCAGATACCAGGCACAGAAATCGTCCCATACCAGTTTATAAGTGGCCATTAAAGCTTCGGATAAACGGTATTGCGCAAAATTATCTTCTATTTCGCCTAAGGCCTGGTCAAAGCGGTTTGCAAACCATTCTATAGCTATAGTATTTGGGTTAGCAAGGGTATCATCAACTTCCCAGCCTTTTACCAGCTTAAACGCGTTCCATATTTTATTGGCAAAGCCACTGCCTTGTTTACAATAGCTTTCGTCGAACATCAAATCATTACCAGCAGGCGAGCAAAGCAGCATACCCACACGCACCCCATCAGCACCATAAGTCTCGATCAGGTCAAGCGGGTCCGGCGAGTTACCTAAGGATTTGGACATTTTCCGGCCCAGTTTATCCCTTACTATACCGGTAAGGTACACATTCCGGAAAGGTATTTCGCCTCTGAATTCATGCCCGGCCATAATCATTCTGGCCACCCAGAAAAACAGAATTTCAGGTGCGGTTACCAGATCGTTAGTCGGGTAATAATAGTTGATATCTGCATTGTTCGGATCTTTAAATCCGCCAAATACCGATATAGGCCATAACCATGACGAAAACCAGGTATCAACCACATCGGGGTCCTGGGTCAGATCATGAGCGGTGAGTGCCGGATTTTTGAGTTTGGCTTCAACCAATGCATCTTCTGCATTTTTGGCGATAACAAATTCGCCGTTTGGTAAATACCAGGCTGGGATCTGTTGCCCCCACCATAACTGGCGACTGATATTCCAATCCCTTACATTTTCCATCCAATGGCGGTAGGTATTGATAAATTTATCAGGTATCAGTTTAATCTCGCCATTCAGTACATAATCCAATGCAGGTTTAGCCATTTCGCCCATTTTGCAAAACCATTGCATGGATAACTTTGGCTCGATAACCGCATCCGTACGTTCCGAAAAACCGATCTGCGATTTATAATCCTCTACTTTATCCAGCGCGCCGGCTTCTTCCAGCAACACGGCTATTTTTTTACGGGCCGCGAAACGGTCGACACCAACAAGTATCTGGGCTTTCTCGTTCAGCGTACCATCGTCATTTAAAATATCGATAACAGGCAGATTGTGTTTCTGGCCAAGTTCGTAGTCATTCAAATCATGCGCTGGGGTAACCTTCAAACAGCCGGTACCAAAATCCATCGTCACATATTCGTCCAGGATAACCGGTATCTCGCGGTTAATCAGCGGGATAAAAACCCTTTTCCCATGCAGGTGCAAATACCGTTCATCATTCGGGTTAATACAAATTGCTGCATCTGCCATGATTGTCTCAGGACGAGTCGTCGCAATCGTAAGATATTCTGTAGGTGCAGCTACATGATTAGCCGCTTTATTAACTAAATCCGAAACAATCTCATACTTAATATAGTACAGTTTCTGATTTACCTCCTTGCGGATAACTTCCTCGTCGGATACAGCGGTTTTACTCTGCGGATCCCAGTTTACCATGCGGATGCCGCGGTAGATGAGCCCTTTTTTGTGCAGGTGGATAAAAGTATCAATTACCGCTTCGGACATATCCGCGTCCATGGTGAATTTGGTGCGGCTCCAATCGCAGGATGCGCCTAGTTTTTTAAGCTGTTCCAGGATGATACCGCCGTATTTCTCTTTCCATTCCAACGCATAAGCCAAAAATTCGGGCCGGGTAAGATCGGCTTTGCTGATACCACGCTCTTTGAGCATAGCCACAA encodes:
- the cysC gene encoding adenylyl-sulfate kinase — encoded protein: MILLFCGLSGAGKTTLAKNVAAELTELGIKIEIIDGDEYRQEICKDLGFSREDRSENIRRLGFVASRFANQGIVPIISAINPYDDVRRELANRYDDVNIVHIDCPVNKLIDRDTKGLYQRALLPEGHPNKLLNLTGINDRFDVPYDADLYINTSENSIQQSTSLLVYFILNNLYATEKISNKMTDNF
- the holA gene encoding DNA polymerase III subunit delta, which produces MSAAELLKDIKNRKYKPLYLLHGEEPYFIDLVSNYIEHSLLPDAEKGFNQTVVYGKDTDMMTVLNAAKRYPMMADYQVVLVKEAQEMKWGKDDDGKKGIDPVLSYLENPLPSTILVFCYKYGKFDKRKKTYKAIEKNGIVFESAPLYDNKVPAWIEGYISDKGYKINAQASAMLSEYLGNDLSKIANELEKLMLNVAAGQEITLKHIQDNIGISKEYNVFELQTALSKKDAYKVNQIINYFEANPKANPIVLVLGNLNNYFSKVLAFHYVKDKSQQNLARELGVNPFFVKDYEQAGRSYNYQKTMQIISYLREYDLKSKGVESNAPHGELMKELMFKILH
- a CDS encoding type I restriction enzyme HsdR N-terminal domain-containing protein, encoding MDLLQPLNLPPYPFKITDQNGQLSLFDEIRKRNIIITPEEWVRQHFVQYLIKHKNYPRALIKLEGGMKLNGLQKRTDIVVFNTEGKRILIVECKAPFISIDQKVFDQIARYNMVHQVPLLAVSNGLQHYYCRIDHINKKYLFLEDLPAYPEAL
- a CDS encoding ATP-binding protein, with product MCQKASFFNFSIYKIISKEQSVLDQARIRLLYYGFFLVFVAAAALLTSVYFQGQMMLAYTSLFLMLSIIVLFKALTYKPNWLAISHVLLVVGTLLNVSIVYVSLQSINIVTVQVVIIVIVFSYYMLGQKWGLIYSLLNTVPILLFLFIEHNYNYLIPIKPDKIDQSTIVISLFANFILLIFIHSHLYNAFIKNLKQLKESAHEQKALNQKLEKAIEKAEKSAHAQSEFLSTMSHEIRTPLNAVIGMSNLLMMGSPRPEQKENLEILKFSANNLLAIVNDVLDFNKIESGKLVFENVRFDLVELMYNICGGQMLKAHEKGLQFSLTVDNALKNKVFFGDPTRITQVVFNLVNNAIKFTPKGNVWVNVTCQEDRHNTLTVRFSIKDTGIGIKDSSLKNIFEPFTQESLATTREYGGTGLGLAIVKRLLELQGTHIEVISKIGEGSEFLFNMELSVSTEVIAAGMGKQAETAEEEGLKSLKVLIAEDNMVNVMLMKKLLSKWKIIPTIAENGERAVEFMQYGNFDIILMDLQMPVMNGFDAAQEIRKMADPKKARIPIIALTASALVDIKDRVFRVGMNDYVSKPFKPDELLEKIQNLIALI
- a CDS encoding valine--tRNA ligase, with protein sequence MSIAKTYLPKETEEKWYSYWLKHDFFKSVPDEREPYTIVIPPPNVTGVLHMGHMLNNTIQDVLVRRARMKGKNACWVPGTDHASIATEAKVVAMLKERGISKADLTRPEFLAYALEWKEKYGGIILEQLKKLGASCDWSRTKFTMDADMSEAVIDTFIHLHKKGLIYRGIRMVNWDPQSKTAVSDEEVIRKEVNQKLYYIKYEIVSDLVNKAANHVAAPTEYLTIATTRPETIMADAAICINPNDERYLHLHGKRVFIPLINREIPVILDEYVTMDFGTGCLKVTPAHDLNDYELGQKHNLPVIDILNDDGTLNEKAQILVGVDRFAARKKIAVLLEEAGALDKVEDYKSQIGFSERTDAVIEPKLSMQWFCKMGEMAKPALDYVLNGEIKLIPDKFINTYRHWMENVRDWNISRQLWWGQQIPAWYLPNGEFVIAKNAEDALVEAKLKNPALTAHDLTQDPDVVDTWFSSWLWPISVFGGFKDPNNADINYYYPTNDLVTAPEILFFWVARMIMAGHEFRGEIPFRNVYLTGIVRDKLGRKMSKSLGNSPDPLDLIETYGADGVRVGMLLCSPAGNDLMFDESYCKQGSGFANKIWNAFKLVKGWEVDDTLANPNTIAIEWFANRFDQALGEIEDNFAQYRLSEALMATYKLVWDDFCAWYLEMIKPVYQHPIDRATYSATIQFFENILKVLHPFMPFLTEELWHDELFGERAEKECCIVAQLPIIGEINARLLTEVETVKEVIAAIRNTRKTKHIADKEPLELFVKANSGINYLEYEAIIARLGNISQFSAVTDKVNGAISFLASTDEFFVPFQEEIDPVAERERLEKEKEYLLGFLKSVNAKLNNERFMSNAKPEIIDIEQRKKADAEAKLQIIQKGLDDLAG